The following proteins come from a genomic window of Candidatus Palauibacter soopunensis:
- a CDS encoding biotin--[acetyl-CoA-carboxylase] ligase, with protein sequence MTDVGATMLAEEAEGWAGEPVAALREHWDRESVFAFDRIPSTNDLARELAEAGAPSGTIVLCHEQTAGRGRAGRSWMSPAGAGLYLSMVFRPRAVSVPPLVTVVAGVDLARELNRRFPGLGSAVKWPNDLMARERKLGGILAETTRDGDKDVFLVIGVGINVEAGRLPEDVNGAVTLADCVGPARLVDVADAVVAGLERRLPRVPTSLDAASLDELDRLDWLKNRWVEHRLSDREPAIGLAAGIAPDGALLLRPRGGALRRVVAGSIALGGS encoded by the coding sequence ATGACTGACGTCGGAGCGACGATGCTCGCAGAAGAGGCAGAAGGCTGGGCCGGGGAGCCCGTCGCCGCGCTGCGTGAGCACTGGGACCGGGAGTCGGTCTTCGCCTTCGACCGCATCCCTTCGACGAACGATCTCGCTCGCGAACTGGCGGAAGCCGGGGCGCCGTCCGGCACGATCGTGCTCTGTCACGAGCAGACGGCCGGGCGGGGAAGGGCGGGCCGGAGCTGGATGTCTCCGGCGGGGGCCGGCCTCTATCTGAGCATGGTGTTTCGCCCGCGCGCGGTCTCGGTCCCGCCGCTCGTGACGGTCGTGGCCGGCGTCGATCTCGCGCGCGAACTGAATCGGCGCTTCCCCGGCCTCGGCTCGGCCGTGAAGTGGCCCAACGACCTCATGGCGCGGGAGCGGAAGCTCGGCGGCATCCTGGCGGAGACGACCCGTGACGGCGACAAGGACGTGTTTCTCGTGATCGGTGTCGGCATCAACGTCGAAGCCGGCCGGTTGCCGGAGGACGTCAACGGAGCGGTGACCCTCGCCGACTGCGTGGGTCCGGCGCGTCTCGTCGACGTCGCGGACGCGGTCGTGGCGGGACTCGAGCGCCGGCTCCCGCGCGTGCCGACGTCGCTCGATGCGGCGTCCCTCGATGAGCTGGACCGTCTCGACTGGTTGAAGAACCGGTGGGTCGAGCACCGGCTCTCGGATCGCGAACCCGCCATCGGCCTCGCGGCCGGGATCGCCCCGGACGGCGCCCTCCTGCTGCGTCCGCGCGGGGGTGCCCTGCGCCGCGTCGTCGCGGGCTCCATCGCTCTTGGCGGAAGCTGA
- the mutL gene encoding DNA mismatch repair endonuclease MutL yields the protein MNRPGAGGVQILPDHVANQIAAGEVVERPASVVKELAENAVDAGARRVEVALRNGGKTEIRVSDDGSGMNREDAVLALDRHATSKIRSVDDLRSVRSFGFRGEALPSIAAVSRFELHTALSPEEGVRARVDFGRIRSVDDVPRRRGTTVTVRALFHDLPARAKFLRSSAAETRAAGEALVLLALANPAVGFRLESNRRASMDLAPVRDWLERIGQLWGDVAPTLIPVEDAGGPVRVRGFVQRPDAARARGGRRYTFVNGRPFRDPALLRQVDEAFRTTVVEGLRPSLFLRIETPPASVDVNVHPAKAEVRFRDRESVETAVREAVRAALARLDSTKPLGVSGDTPDPERGHRAPSRGRAAKPVGEPPAEMPQFALFVSGRDDAGGPIESGGEAGAGGPGAEAEAPFAGPELWQLHDRYILAATREGLLIVDQHAAHERVLYEEIMARFEAGGGTSQALLFPVTLQFSPPEAEALEDLTGLLARQGFELEPFGERTWILTAAPQPHARFDAERCLREMVRELADGSPLVNTARSQHERLAMSMACKGAIKAGEHLSPEEARELFDRLFATPLPGHDVHGRPTIVRLSVEELDRRFGRG from the coding sequence GTGAACCGCCCGGGGGCGGGTGGCGTGCAGATCCTGCCCGACCATGTCGCGAACCAGATCGCGGCAGGTGAGGTTGTGGAGCGTCCCGCCTCCGTCGTCAAGGAACTCGCCGAGAACGCGGTCGATGCGGGAGCGCGGCGCGTCGAGGTCGCGCTCCGCAACGGGGGGAAGACCGAGATCCGGGTCTCGGACGACGGGAGCGGGATGAATCGCGAGGACGCCGTGCTCGCCCTGGACCGGCACGCGACGAGCAAGATCCGGAGCGTGGATGATCTGCGGAGCGTCCGCTCCTTCGGCTTCCGCGGCGAGGCGCTGCCTTCCATCGCGGCGGTCAGTCGATTCGAGTTGCACACGGCGCTGAGCCCCGAAGAAGGCGTGCGGGCGAGGGTCGACTTCGGGCGCATCCGCAGCGTCGACGACGTGCCGCGCCGACGCGGCACGACCGTGACGGTCCGCGCGCTGTTCCACGATCTCCCGGCGCGCGCGAAGTTCCTCAGGAGTTCGGCCGCCGAGACGCGGGCTGCGGGTGAAGCGCTCGTGCTCCTCGCGCTTGCGAACCCCGCCGTCGGCTTTCGGCTCGAGTCGAATCGCCGCGCCTCCATGGATCTCGCCCCGGTGCGGGACTGGCTCGAGCGGATCGGCCAGCTCTGGGGAGACGTCGCCCCTACGCTCATTCCCGTCGAAGATGCGGGCGGCCCCGTGCGAGTCCGAGGCTTCGTCCAGCGCCCCGACGCGGCGCGCGCGAGGGGAGGGCGCCGCTACACCTTCGTGAACGGACGTCCCTTCCGGGATCCCGCTCTCCTGCGCCAGGTGGATGAGGCGTTCCGGACGACGGTCGTCGAGGGCCTTCGGCCGAGTCTTTTCCTGCGGATCGAGACGCCGCCCGCGTCCGTGGATGTCAACGTCCATCCGGCCAAGGCGGAGGTGCGTTTCCGCGACCGCGAGAGCGTCGAGACGGCCGTTCGCGAGGCGGTGCGCGCCGCGCTGGCGCGGCTCGATTCGACGAAGCCGCTGGGAGTCTCCGGCGATACGCCCGATCCGGAGCGGGGCCATCGAGCGCCCTCGCGCGGCCGCGCCGCGAAACCCGTCGGCGAGCCGCCGGCGGAGATGCCGCAGTTCGCGCTCTTCGTCTCCGGACGGGACGACGCCGGCGGGCCCATCGAGTCGGGGGGCGAAGCCGGCGCGGGCGGGCCGGGGGCCGAGGCGGAGGCGCCGTTCGCCGGCCCGGAGCTGTGGCAACTCCACGACCGTTACATTCTGGCCGCCACGCGCGAGGGACTTCTCATCGTCGACCAGCACGCGGCGCACGAGCGGGTGCTCTACGAGGAGATCATGGCGCGGTTCGAAGCGGGAGGCGGTACCTCCCAGGCGCTCCTCTTTCCCGTCACCCTCCAGTTCTCGCCTCCGGAGGCGGAGGCGCTGGAGGACCTTACCGGATTGCTCGCCCGGCAGGGCTTCGAGCTGGAGCCGTTCGGCGAGCGGACCTGGATCCTGACGGCGGCCCCGCAGCCCCACGCCCGGTTCGACGCCGAGCGCTGCCTGCGCGAGATGGTGCGGGAACTGGCGGATGGCTCCCCGCTCGTGAACACGGCGCGCAGCCAGCACGAGCGTCTCGCGATGAGCATGGCGTGCAAGGGAGCCATCAAGGCGGGCGAGCACCTCTCCCCGGAAGAGGCGAGGGAACTGTTCGACCGGCTGTTCGCGACCCCGCTGCCCGGACACGATGTCCACGGCCGCCCGACGATCGTGCGCCTGAGCGTCGAGGAGCTCGACCGGCGGTTCGGCCGCGGGTAG
- a CDS encoding undecaprenyl-diphosphate phosphatase — protein MNPFEAFVLGVVQGLTEFLPVSSSGHLVLGQALFGIELPGVVFEVTVHVATLCAVCWVYRGRLAALIRGVCSGDRRSIGDVGLLAAATLPAAAVGVGLRSTLEPTFERPVLAAAMLLVTGALVWSIRRLSRRGTRARPTTGGALAIGVAQACAILPGISRSGSTVAAATAAGVEPRRAAEFSFLLSIPAIGGAAVLQAPNLGEAGLAVGMLPLAVAFAASALSGVLAIRIFLRMLERRVFHRFAWYCWLVGGGYLAAAAIWPALRG, from the coding sequence GTGAACCCGTTCGAAGCCTTCGTCCTCGGCGTGGTCCAGGGCCTCACCGAGTTCCTGCCCGTGTCGAGTTCCGGGCATCTCGTCCTCGGGCAGGCGCTGTTCGGGATCGAACTCCCCGGCGTCGTGTTCGAGGTCACCGTGCACGTCGCGACGCTGTGCGCCGTGTGCTGGGTCTATCGCGGGCGCCTCGCGGCACTGATTCGGGGGGTGTGTTCGGGGGATCGCCGGAGTATCGGGGATGTCGGACTCCTGGCCGCGGCCACGCTGCCGGCCGCCGCCGTCGGGGTCGGCCTGCGGAGTACGCTGGAGCCCACGTTCGAGCGACCCGTGCTCGCGGCGGCGATGCTGCTTGTCACCGGTGCCCTCGTCTGGTCCATCCGGCGCCTGTCCCGGCGGGGCACGCGGGCCCGGCCGACGACCGGCGGAGCGCTGGCGATCGGCGTGGCGCAGGCGTGCGCGATCCTGCCCGGTATTTCGCGTTCGGGGAGCACCGTGGCTGCGGCGACCGCCGCCGGGGTCGAGCCTCGCCGCGCGGCCGAGTTCTCCTTTCTCCTCTCCATCCCGGCGATCGGAGGGGCGGCCGTGCTGCAGGCGCCGAATCTCGGGGAGGCCGGACTCGCGGTCGGAATGCTACCGCTCGCGGTCGCCTTCGCGGCTTCGGCCCTGTCAGGGGTCCTTGCCATTCGTATCTTCCTGCGGATGTTGGAACGGCGTGTATTTCACCGCTTCGCCTGGTACTGCTGGCTCGTCGGCGGGGGATACCTGGCCGCGGCCGCGATCTGGCCGGCGCTTCGCGGATGA
- a CDS encoding TatD family hydrolase: MAGTGTTLFDSHLHLTAARFASDLDEVVDRARGRGVSRMVTVASDPEDAEKAVALAARTPGLWATAGLHPHAADRTSASVMGEIARIAEAPEVVAIGETGLDFHYDNAARPAQLGNFEAHLGMAARLGLPIVVHSRSAEAETAERVREYGDGATGVLHCFTGGEALLHAALDSDWYVSFSGLITFVPELTEWALAVPADRLLIETDAPYLAPVPRRGRRNEPAYLTHTCERLAEVRGVSFEEAAALTAENACRFYGLRDAA; encoded by the coding sequence GTGGCCGGAACCGGGACGACGCTGTTCGATTCGCACCTTCATCTGACGGCCGCCCGCTTCGCATCCGACCTGGATGAGGTGGTGGACCGGGCCCGGGGGCGGGGCGTGAGCCGCATGGTCACGGTCGCCTCGGATCCCGAGGACGCGGAGAAGGCCGTGGCGCTGGCCGCGCGGACGCCCGGGCTGTGGGCGACGGCCGGACTCCATCCCCATGCGGCGGACCGGACCTCGGCCTCCGTCATGGGCGAGATCGCGCGCATCGCCGAAGCCCCTGAAGTCGTCGCGATCGGGGAGACGGGTTTGGATTTCCATTACGACAATGCGGCCCGGCCGGCGCAGCTGGGGAACTTCGAGGCCCACCTCGGAATGGCGGCCCGGCTCGGTCTGCCGATCGTCGTCCATTCCCGCTCGGCGGAGGCCGAGACGGCGGAGCGGGTGAGGGAGTACGGCGACGGCGCCACGGGAGTGCTGCACTGCTTCACGGGAGGCGAAGCACTCCTCCACGCCGCCCTGGATTCGGACTGGTACGTCTCCTTTTCGGGCCTCATCACGTTCGTCCCCGAGCTGACCGAGTGGGCCCTGGCCGTACCGGCCGACCGGCTCCTCATCGAGACGGACGCGCCCTACCTCGCGCCCGTCCCCCGCCGCGGGCGCCGAAACGAGCCCGCCTACCTCACGCACACCTGCGAGCGACTGGCGGAGGTACGCGGCGTGTCTTTCGAGGAAGCTGCGGCGCTCACGGCGGAGAACGCCTGCCGCTTCTACGGCCTGCGGGACGCGGCGTGA
- the bshA gene encoding N-acetyl-alpha-D-glucosaminyl L-malate synthase BshA encodes MKIGITCYPTYGGSGAIATELGLGLARRGHEVHFISYAQPFRLIHFIDGVYFHEVEVNRYPLFEYPPYSLALAVTMHEVARREELDLLHVHYAIPHATAGWIARDMLRDGGRDVKLVTTLHGTDITLVGQDPSYWSITRFSIEKSDRLTAVSEWLRERTHRDFDCSRCAIEVIPNFVDPKIYDRERYRGRHRLARAGEKVVMHISNFRAVKRIPDLMEMFARIQHAVPARLILVGDGPERQRAAEIAADRGIAERVVFLGKIDSVAELLASADLFLLPSEQESFGLVALEAQASGVPVVGSSGTGLDEVVEHGVTGYLHPVGAVDAMATSAISLLSDEPRWDTFSRASRQRALERFTIDRIVPRYESLYRGVLADGDGPGVRTE; translated from the coding sequence ATGAAGATCGGGATCACGTGCTATCCGACGTACGGAGGCTCCGGGGCGATCGCCACCGAGCTGGGGCTCGGCCTCGCCCGCAGGGGGCACGAGGTACACTTCATCTCCTATGCGCAGCCGTTCCGTCTCATCCACTTCATCGATGGCGTCTACTTCCACGAAGTCGAGGTCAATCGTTACCCCCTGTTCGAGTATCCCCCCTACTCGCTCGCGCTCGCCGTCACGATGCACGAAGTGGCGCGGCGAGAGGAACTCGACCTTCTCCACGTGCACTACGCGATCCCGCACGCCACGGCCGGTTGGATCGCACGCGACATGCTCCGGGACGGAGGCCGCGACGTGAAGCTCGTGACGACGCTGCACGGCACGGACATCACGCTTGTGGGCCAGGACCCGTCGTACTGGTCGATCACCCGCTTCTCGATCGAGAAGTCCGACCGGCTCACCGCCGTCTCCGAGTGGCTCCGCGAGCGGACGCATCGCGACTTCGACTGCAGCCGCTGCGCGATCGAGGTCATCCCGAACTTCGTCGATCCGAAGATCTACGACCGCGAGCGCTACCGGGGCCGGCACCGGCTCGCGCGGGCCGGCGAGAAGGTCGTGATGCACATCTCGAATTTCCGGGCGGTCAAGCGGATCCCGGATCTCATGGAGATGTTCGCACGGATCCAGCATGCCGTACCCGCTCGCCTCATCCTCGTGGGGGACGGTCCGGAGCGTCAGCGCGCCGCGGAGATCGCCGCCGACCGGGGCATTGCGGAGCGTGTCGTTTTCCTCGGCAAGATCGACTCCGTCGCCGAACTCCTCGCCAGCGCCGATCTCTTCCTGCTTCCGAGCGAGCAGGAGTCCTTCGGTCTGGTGGCGCTGGAAGCCCAGGCTTCGGGCGTTCCCGTGGTGGGGTCCTCGGGGACGGGCCTCGACGAGGTCGTGGAGCACGGCGTGACCGGCTACCTCCATCCGGTCGGAGCGGTGGACGCCATGGCGACATCGGCGATCTCGCTGCTGAGCGATGAGCCGCGCTGGGACACGTTCTCGCGCGCGTCGCGGCAGCGAGCCCTCGAGCGCTTCACGATCGACCGCATCGTCCCCCGCTACGAGTCGCTCTACCGCGGGGTCCTCGCTGACGGGGACGGCCCCGGGGTTCGGACGGAGTGA
- a CDS encoding type III pantothenate kinase, producing MLLTVDIGNTESVLGWFEDLTPVHTWRIATDRRRTADEIGLQLRGLLGARELRAPERIVVASVVPALHRVWLAVGETLDAPLRFLTGGSPIPVRLDVDHPLEVGADRIANTLAAAELYERDTIVVDLGTATTFDCITADGVFVGGVIAPGPTAGTEQLARATAQLPQIHVEKPARVIGRNTQDCLLSGGFYSVVEGIDGIVARIGEEWECEPLVVATGGLARVVGPHCRTVDRIEPALTITGLAIADRYLFGPPAGSEG from the coding sequence ATGCTCCTCACCGTAGACATCGGGAATACCGAATCCGTCCTCGGGTGGTTCGAGGATCTCACCCCCGTGCACACGTGGCGGATCGCGACGGACCGCCGTCGCACGGCGGACGAGATCGGCCTCCAGCTCCGGGGACTTCTCGGGGCCCGGGAACTGCGGGCTCCGGAGCGGATCGTCGTCGCTTCCGTCGTGCCCGCGCTGCACCGCGTGTGGCTGGCGGTGGGCGAGACGCTCGACGCCCCGCTGCGCTTCCTCACCGGCGGCTCTCCCATTCCCGTGCGGCTGGACGTCGACCACCCCCTCGAAGTCGGCGCAGACCGCATCGCGAACACGCTTGCCGCGGCGGAACTCTACGAGCGCGACACCATCGTCGTGGATCTTGGAACGGCGACGACGTTCGATTGCATTACGGCCGATGGCGTCTTCGTGGGCGGCGTCATCGCGCCCGGCCCGACAGCCGGCACGGAGCAGCTCGCGCGCGCGACGGCGCAACTCCCGCAGATTCATGTGGAGAAGCCGGCCCGGGTCATCGGCCGCAACACGCAGGACTGTCTACTGAGCGGTGGGTTCTACTCGGTCGTGGAGGGGATCGACGGCATCGTGGCGCGGATCGGCGAGGAATGGGAATGCGAGCCGCTCGTCGTCGCCACGGGCGGGCTCGCGCGGGTCGTCGGGCCTCACTGCCGTACCGTGGACCGCATCGAGCCGGCGCTGACGATCACCGGCCTGGCGATCGCGGATCGATACCTGTTCGGACCGCCGGCCGGCTCCGAAGGCTAG
- the miaA gene encoding tRNA (adenosine(37)-N6)-dimethylallyltransferase MiaA: MPAIAGPTASGKTSVAIEVARRLDGEIISMDSRQAYRGFVIGTAAPSADQLAAAPHHGVGFLDPQERYGAGRFARLATRWLSEIRARGRVPILAGGTGLFLRALTHPMFEEPPLDPARRAALGAWLNRLEREELLRCATRLDPVLAARHRPLDRQRAARTVELALLTGEPLTRWMTRAPAERPPLRTATYVLEWPAPLLRERIARRAEALIRGGAWREEVRDLLACGLDGSRAFDALGYADVAALVRGEAGVDETIDRVSRATWRYARRQRTWFRHQVPENAVVLQALDESTTPGQLARRIATDWRESG; the protein is encoded by the coding sequence GTGCCGGCCATCGCGGGGCCCACCGCCTCGGGTAAGACGTCCGTCGCCATCGAGGTCGCGCGCCGGCTGGATGGCGAGATCATCTCCATGGACAGCCGCCAGGCGTACCGCGGCTTCGTCATCGGGACCGCGGCGCCCTCCGCCGACCAACTCGCCGCTGCGCCGCACCACGGCGTCGGCTTTCTCGACCCGCAGGAACGCTACGGCGCGGGTCGCTTCGCCCGTCTGGCGACGCGCTGGCTCTCCGAGATCCGGGCCCGGGGGCGGGTCCCCATCCTCGCCGGCGGGACCGGGCTGTTCCTGCGTGCGCTCACGCACCCGATGTTCGAGGAGCCTCCGCTCGACCCGGCGCGCCGTGCGGCGCTAGGCGCCTGGCTGAATCGGCTCGAACGCGAGGAACTCCTGCGCTGCGCGACCCGGCTCGATCCGGTGCTGGCGGCGCGACACCGCCCGCTCGACCGACAGCGGGCGGCGCGCACGGTGGAACTGGCGCTCCTGACCGGCGAGCCGCTCACTCGCTGGATGACACGTGCCCCGGCCGAGCGTCCACCGCTGCGAACCGCGACCTATGTGCTCGAGTGGCCCGCGCCGCTGCTCCGCGAACGGATTGCGCGTCGCGCCGAGGCGCTGATCCGGGGTGGCGCGTGGCGGGAGGAGGTCCGCGATCTCCTGGCGTGCGGCCTCGACGGATCACGCGCCTTCGACGCGCTGGGCTACGCGGACGTCGCGGCGCTGGTCCGGGGCGAGGCCGGTGTCGACGAGACGATCGATCGCGTGTCGAGGGCTACCTGGCGCTACGCCCGTCGGCAGCGGACATGGTTCCGGCACCAGGTCCCGGAGAACGCTGTCGTGCTTCAGGCGCTGGACGAGTCGACGACACCGGGGCAACTTGCGCGCCGCATCGCAACCGACTGGCGCGAATCAGGATGA
- the groES gene encoding co-chaperone GroES: MATASNTKLNISPMADRIVVAPLEETEEMRGGLYIPDTAKEKPQQGTVVAVGPGRMNDDGARIPMEVKAGDRVLYGKYAGTEVSLDGDDYLIVKESDVLAVL, translated from the coding sequence ATGGCAACCGCCTCGAACACGAAACTGAACATCTCCCCCATGGCCGACCGCATCGTCGTCGCGCCGCTCGAAGAGACCGAGGAGATGCGCGGTGGTCTGTACATTCCGGACACCGCGAAGGAGAAGCCGCAGCAGGGCACCGTCGTCGCCGTGGGTCCCGGCCGCATGAACGACGACGGCGCACGCATCCCGATGGAAGTCAAGGCCGGAGACCGGGTCCTCTACGGCAAGTACGCCGGGACCGAGGTTTCGCTGGATGGCGATGACTACCTGATCGTGAAGGAAAGCGACGTTCTGGCCGTCCTCTAG
- the secF gene encoding protein translocase subunit SecF, with translation MRVFQNANYKFLSMRRPAYFASAAIITIGLLSIIFRGGLRTGVEFTGGVLLEVQFSQTTDVGQIRDALTAGGTTGVQIQQLRTVGAETYDFLLRVPVGEDEDQNAIRDQIRTSLETQYSAGSFEIARGDTLSAKVGDEFQRTAVIAVLLSFLLTLIYLAFRFEWRFGVAAVIATVHDMLITFGFISLFDIEINLATVAAILTIIGYSLNDTIVVFDRVRENLRKKRKEAYDVTLNRSLNETLPRTVLTSGTTLIALLSLVVIGGAVIRPFAGVLIIGVLIGTYSSIFVASPVLVEIHDRARKRAAIAART, from the coding sequence ATGAGGGTCTTCCAGAACGCGAACTACAAGTTCCTTTCCATGCGCCGGCCGGCGTACTTCGCGTCGGCCGCGATCATCACGATCGGCCTCCTGTCGATCATCTTTCGCGGCGGGCTGCGGACCGGCGTGGAGTTCACGGGCGGCGTCCTGCTCGAGGTCCAGTTCTCTCAGACGACCGACGTGGGCCAGATCCGCGACGCCTTGACGGCCGGGGGCACGACGGGCGTCCAGATTCAGCAGCTGCGGACGGTCGGAGCGGAGACGTACGACTTCCTGCTGCGGGTGCCCGTCGGCGAGGACGAGGACCAGAACGCGATCCGGGACCAGATCAGGACGAGCCTCGAGACGCAGTACTCCGCCGGGAGCTTCGAGATCGCGCGCGGCGATACGTTGAGCGCCAAGGTGGGCGACGAGTTCCAGCGCACCGCGGTCATCGCCGTGCTGCTGTCCTTCCTCCTGACCCTGATCTACCTCGCCTTCCGCTTCGAGTGGCGGTTCGGCGTGGCCGCCGTCATCGCGACGGTGCACGACATGCTGATCACGTTCGGGTTCATCTCGCTGTTCGACATCGAGATCAACCTCGCCACGGTCGCCGCGATTCTCACGATCATCGGCTATTCGCTCAACGACACGATCGTCGTCTTCGACCGCGTGCGGGAGAATCTCCGCAAGAAGCGGAAGGAAGCGTACGACGTCACGCTCAACCGCAGCCTGAACGAGACGCTGCCCCGCACGGTCCTCACAAGCGGCACGACACTGATCGCGCTGCTTTCGCTGGTCGTCATCGGGGGCGCCGTGATTCGGCCCTTCGCGGGCGTGCTCATCATCGGCGTGCTCATCGGGACGTATTCCTCGATCTTCGTGGCGTCTCCCGTTCTCGTCGAGATTCACGACCGGGCGCGCAAGCGCGCCGCGATCGCCGCCCGCACCTAG
- the groL gene encoding chaperonin GroEL (60 kDa chaperone family; promotes refolding of misfolded polypeptides especially under stressful conditions; forms two stacked rings of heptamers to form a barrel-shaped 14mer; ends can be capped by GroES; misfolded proteins enter the barrel where they are refolded when GroES binds): MAKDLEFDTAARQRLKAGVDKLARAVKVTLGPKGRNVVLEKKFGSPTITKDGVTVAKEVELDDPVEDLGAKMVKEVATKTSDAAGDGTTTATVLAQSIFTEGLKSVTAGANPMALKRGIDKSVEAIVANLHSISVETSGKTEIAQVAAISANSDQEIGELIADAMEKVGKDGVITVEEARGLETELETVDGMQFDRGYLSPYFVTDPDKMEVVLDEPIILIHDKKISAMKDLLPVLEKVAQMGKPLLIVAEDVEGEALATLVVNKLRGTLKVAAVKAPGFGDRRKQMLQDIAILTGGQVISEELGFKLENTVVGDLGQAKRIVIDKDNTTVVDGAGDADRIQGRISEIKVAIDKSTSDYDREKLQERLAKLAGGVAVINVGAATETEMKEKKARVEDALHATRAAVEEGIVPGGGVALLRSQQALDGVQGSDADETIGIQIVRRAVEEPVRTIASNAGAEGSIIVEKVREADGRNTGYNAATGEYEDMVKAGVIDPTKVTRTALQNAASIAGLLLTTEAVVVERPEAEDPAAAAGGMPGGGMGGMY; the protein is encoded by the coding sequence ATGGCGAAGGATCTTGAATTCGATACCGCGGCACGGCAGCGCCTGAAGGCGGGCGTGGACAAGCTCGCGCGCGCGGTCAAGGTCACGCTCGGCCCCAAGGGGAGGAACGTGGTCCTTGAGAAGAAGTTCGGCAGCCCGACGATCACGAAGGACGGCGTGACGGTGGCGAAGGAAGTCGAGCTGGATGACCCGGTCGAGGATCTCGGCGCGAAGATGGTGAAGGAAGTCGCGACGAAGACGTCCGACGCGGCGGGCGACGGCACGACGACGGCGACGGTGCTCGCGCAGTCGATCTTCACCGAGGGCCTCAAGAGCGTGACCGCGGGCGCGAACCCGATGGCGCTCAAGCGCGGCATCGACAAGTCCGTCGAAGCGATCGTCGCGAACCTCCATTCGATTTCGGTCGAAACCTCCGGGAAGACGGAGATCGCCCAGGTCGCGGCCATTTCGGCGAACAGCGACCAGGAGATCGGCGAACTGATCGCCGACGCGATGGAGAAGGTCGGGAAGGACGGCGTCATCACGGTCGAGGAGGCCCGCGGCCTCGAGACCGAGCTGGAGACCGTGGACGGCATGCAGTTCGACCGCGGCTATCTCTCGCCGTACTTCGTCACGGATCCGGACAAGATGGAGGTCGTCCTCGACGAGCCGATCATCCTGATCCACGACAAGAAGATCTCGGCCATGAAGGACCTGCTGCCGGTCCTCGAGAAGGTTGCCCAGATGGGCAAGCCTCTCCTGATCGTGGCGGAAGATGTCGAGGGCGAGGCGCTCGCCACGCTCGTCGTCAACAAGCTGCGCGGCACGCTCAAGGTCGCGGCCGTGAAGGCTCCGGGCTTCGGCGACCGGCGCAAGCAGATGCTGCAGGATATCGCGATCCTCACGGGTGGCCAGGTGATCTCCGAGGAACTCGGCTTCAAGCTCGAGAACACGGTGGTCGGCGACCTCGGCCAGGCGAAGCGGATCGTCATCGACAAGGACAACACGACGGTCGTCGACGGCGCCGGTGACGCGGACCGGATCCAGGGCCGCATCAGCGAGATCAAGGTCGCGATCGACAAGTCCACGTCCGACTACGACCGCGAGAAGCTGCAGGAGCGGCTGGCGAAGCTGGCCGGCGGCGTGGCGGTCATCAACGTGGGCGCCGCGACCGAGACCGAGATGAAGGAGAAAAAGGCCCGCGTCGAGGACGCGCTGCACGCGACGCGCGCGGCCGTCGAAGAGGGAATCGTGCCCGGCGGCGGCGTGGCGCTGCTGCGGAGCCAGCAGGCGCTGGACGGCGTCCAGGGCTCCGATGCCGACGAGACGATCGGGATCCAGATCGTCCGCCGCGCGGTCGAGGAGCCGGTTCGCACAATCGCCTCGAACGCCGGAGCCGAGGGCTCGATCATCGTCGAAAAGGTCCGTGAGGCCGATGGCCGGAACACCGGCTACAACGCCGCAACGGGCGAGTACGAGGACATGGTGAAGGCGGGCGTCATCGACCCGACCAAGGTCACGCGTACCGCGCTGCAGAACGCGGCTTCGATCGCGGGTCTGCTGCTCACCACCGAGGCAGTCGTGGTGGAGCGGCCCGAGGCGGAGGATCCCGCGGCGGCCGCCGGCGGCATGCCGGGCGGCGGCATGGGCGGGATGTACTAG